In Dasypus novemcinctus isolate mDasNov1 chromosome 23, mDasNov1.1.hap2, whole genome shotgun sequence, the following proteins share a genomic window:
- the CHP2 gene encoding calcineurin B homologous protein 2 yields MGSRSSHAAIIPDVDNIRRETGFSQASLVRLHHRFQALDRNKKGYLSRMDLQQIGALAVNPLGDRIIDSFFPDGSQRLDFPGFVRVLAHFRPVEDEDPGIRDPKAPEPLNSRMNKLRFAFQLYDQDRDGKISRHEMLQVLRLMVGVQVTEEQLESIADRTVQEADEDGDGAVSFLEFTKSLEKMNIEQKMSIRILK; encoded by the exons ATGGGCTCCCGCAGCTCCCACGCCGCGATCATTCCCGACGTGGACAACATTCGGCGAGAGACCGGCT TCTCGCAAGCCAGTCTGGTGCGTCTGCATCACCGATTCCAGGCACTGGACAGGAACAAGAAGGGCTATCTGAG CCGCATGGATCTCCAGCAGATCGGGGCCTTGGCCGTGAACCCGCTGGGAGATCGCATTATAGACAGCTTCTTCCCTGATGG GAGTCAGCGCTTGGATTTCCCAGGTTTTGTCAGAGTGTTGGCTCATTTCCGGCCTGTAGAGGATGAGGACCCAGGAATCCGGGACCCCAAGGCACCTGAACCCCTCAACAGCAGAATGAATAAACTTCGCT TTGCATTTCAGCTCTATGACCAGGATCGAGATGGAAAGATCTCTAGGCATGAGATGCTACAG GTTCTCCGGCTGATGGTTGGAGTACAGGTGACAGAAGAGCAGTTGGAGAGTATCGCTGACCGCACGGTGCAGGAGGCAGATGAAGATGGGGATGGGGCTGTGTCTTTCCTGGAGTTCACCAAG tctttagaaaagatgaatatcGAGCAAAAGATGAGCATCCGAATCCTGAAGTGA